The proteins below come from a single Corynebacterium glyciniphilum AJ 3170 genomic window:
- a CDS encoding cytochrome c oxidase assembly protein: MSDAAVATESATDSPDENFQSSARSTGRLGSPVALYAIAAVMAGLVAAVIGDAFLGQSLAALGIPDPGPVTSWGVPLVRGTGTVLACLGVGSFLMSAFGAQPRKDGYLDLDGFRASRTGTWAMAGWAVCALLLVPLYLSDASSQPLQDTLQPSMWGVAIAQVSTAKAMVWIAGIAAAATVLSLLTRRWIWQPVFFVIAVASLIPVALEGHSASGGNHDYGVNSLLWHIILSAVWIGGLMALVAHAARRGPFLVEITRRYSVVALFSIVGIALSGLINAGIRLSFAEWFTTDYGRVIVAKAVLTLILAAIGFAHRRTTIPKLGAPVTGATVAWWRRPFVRLALVEIFVMAATVGVALSLTRIPPPAEVFADITPAELIMGFDVSEPFSLAAVLINWRFDLVFGTIALLLQGVYMWAWITLRRRNVEWKTSRLVWWTLGNLLLIFVTCSGLGMYSMAMFAPHMLQHMALTMLIPVFWVLGGPMTLLLRALRPAGRDGLQGPREWLVVFINNPVSRFLTNPIVASFQFVVGFYALYLSDLYSDLASEHAGHLFMMVHFLISGYLFYWVVIGVDAAPRQLSPFMKLLMTLASMAFHAWFGIAMMQMAQPLAESYYLSLQLPFDVDLMEQQHTGGAIAWGLSELPLLVVSTAHAVQWLRQDRKEAARYDRKADRDNEADLDAYNAMLSGLGEGRDAAAEAYYRTEYRGDEVQGYVHSEKTKRDAKRGHRGESDV; the protein is encoded by the coding sequence ATGTCCGACGCGGCCGTAGCCACCGAATCAGCCACCGACTCTCCAGACGAGAACTTCCAGTCCTCCGCCCGATCGACCGGGAGGCTCGGTTCACCGGTCGCCCTTTACGCCATCGCGGCGGTGATGGCCGGCCTCGTCGCCGCCGTGATCGGCGATGCGTTTCTCGGGCAGTCGCTCGCTGCTCTCGGCATCCCGGATCCCGGCCCCGTGACGTCCTGGGGCGTGCCACTGGTCCGGGGGACCGGCACGGTGCTGGCCTGCCTCGGCGTCGGTTCGTTCCTGATGAGTGCTTTCGGTGCGCAACCGCGCAAAGACGGCTACCTCGACCTCGACGGTTTCCGTGCGTCCCGCACCGGCACGTGGGCGATGGCGGGGTGGGCCGTGTGCGCACTGCTGCTGGTGCCGCTCTACCTCTCCGATGCCTCGAGTCAGCCGCTGCAGGACACGTTGCAGCCGTCGATGTGGGGCGTCGCCATCGCCCAGGTCTCGACCGCGAAGGCGATGGTGTGGATTGCAGGAATCGCCGCGGCGGCCACCGTCCTGTCCCTGCTGACCCGACGGTGGATCTGGCAACCGGTGTTCTTCGTCATCGCAGTCGCATCCTTGATCCCTGTCGCGTTGGAGGGGCATTCCGCCTCCGGTGGAAACCACGACTACGGGGTGAACTCACTGCTGTGGCACATCATCTTGTCGGCGGTCTGGATCGGTGGCCTCATGGCGTTGGTCGCCCATGCGGCCCGCCGTGGCCCCTTCCTGGTGGAGATCACCCGCCGGTACAGCGTGGTGGCGCTCTTCTCCATCGTGGGGATTGCACTGTCCGGTCTGATCAATGCGGGGATCCGACTGTCGTTCGCCGAGTGGTTCACCACGGACTACGGCCGTGTGATCGTCGCCAAGGCCGTTTTGACCCTTATTCTCGCGGCCATCGGTTTCGCCCACCGCCGGACGACGATCCCCAAGCTCGGTGCCCCCGTTACCGGTGCAACCGTGGCGTGGTGGCGACGCCCCTTCGTCCGGCTGGCCCTGGTGGAGATCTTCGTCATGGCGGCGACGGTGGGCGTGGCCCTGTCCCTGACCCGCATCCCGCCGCCCGCGGAGGTGTTCGCGGACATCACCCCGGCCGAGCTGATCATGGGATTCGACGTTTCCGAGCCCTTCAGCCTCGCCGCGGTGCTGATCAACTGGCGGTTCGACCTGGTCTTCGGCACGATCGCGTTGCTGCTCCAGGGGGTGTACATGTGGGCGTGGATCACCCTGCGCCGCCGTAACGTGGAGTGGAAGACCAGCCGCTTGGTGTGGTGGACACTGGGGAATCTGTTGCTGATCTTTGTCACCTGTTCGGGGCTCGGTATGTACTCGATGGCAATGTTTGCCCCGCACATGCTGCAGCACATGGCGCTGACCATGCTCATCCCGGTGTTCTGGGTGTTGGGCGGTCCGATGACGCTGCTCCTGCGCGCCCTGCGCCCGGCTGGGCGGGATGGCCTGCAGGGGCCCCGCGAGTGGCTGGTGGTCTTCATCAACAACCCGGTGTCACGGTTCCTCACCAACCCGATCGTCGCATCCTTCCAGTTCGTCGTCGGGTTCTACGCGCTGTACCTGTCCGACCTGTACAGCGACCTTGCATCCGAGCATGCCGGCCACCTGTTCATGATGGTCCACTTCCTGATCTCCGGCTACCTCTTCTACTGGGTGGTCATCGGTGTGGATGCCGCACCGCGCCAACTCAGTCCGTTCATGAAACTGCTGATGACACTGGCCTCGATGGCGTTCCATGCCTGGTTCGGTATCGCGATGATGCAGATGGCGCAGCCGCTGGCGGAGTCGTACTACCTGTCGCTGCAGCTGCCGTTCGACGTGGACCTGATGGAGCAGCAGCACACCGGTGGCGCGATCGCGTGGGGCCTTAGCGAACTGCCGTTGTTGGTGGTCAGTACTGCTCATGCGGTGCAGTGGCTCCGGCAGGATAGAAAAGAGGCTGCCCGCTATGACCGTAAGGCTGACCGGGACAATGAAGCTGACCTGGATGCCTACAACGCCATGCTCTCAGGTCTCGGGGAGGGACGGGACGCCGCCGCCGAGGCCTACTACCGCACCGAGTACCGCGGGGACGAGGTGCAGGGTTACGTGCACTCGGAGAAAACGAAGCGGGATGCGAAGCGCGGGCACCGGGGTGAGAGCGATGTCTAG
- a CDS encoding helix-turn-helix transcriptional regulator: MTPKTLSNWRGRGKGPSYVRVGQRGIFYRIEDLDAWLSSQVVGGAA, translated from the coding sequence GTGACGCCCAAAACCCTGAGCAACTGGCGCGGACGAGGTAAAGGCCCCTCCTACGTCAGAGTCGGTCAACGCGGGATTTTCTACCGCATTGAAGACCTCGACGCATGGCTGTCATCTCAGGTCGTCGGCGGTGCGGCATGA
- a CDS encoding site-specific integrase: MAEIKKTASRAPIPVGEHTAYRVGETRTASGTWQVACKAKIPLADDDEKLPKDQGEAVRIVKTGRTKSEAHFNAAKEAERRIADAREAITAAKRQATRPGKVTGRWKPDDPVADFIESVSIPKVEAEDYAPSTVRTYSDVLNLALGICNDRACPGHPNSLNGLNIRDITDVSPEIGARVTLKDCLEEVARLHGSERARQTKNALMNHVYGPLELRGYPNPMDSKTFTRQLKIAGYKRIDRGKTQEALTRDEYETALAWFLALDPKKGVTEPKRGPYRAADRIAKIRNAITLTIFAAGTGARKTELQHVRWADIADTEDGTVVHLAHTKRVAGQMIPRDVLVSDYRVEDYLADLRSERDPAPNDYVIGAPADPSRIWDASNSAKVLRDLYDRAATATGIRKLEEHGLHLWRRTRETMMILAGMDVETRTAQLGHGAAVAAKHYTDYTQLTAMAASARIERPQPRAVK, encoded by the coding sequence ATGGCAGAGATCAAGAAGACCGCATCCCGAGCACCGATCCCCGTCGGAGAACACACCGCCTACCGGGTGGGAGAGACTCGCACCGCGTCCGGCACCTGGCAGGTTGCCTGTAAGGCAAAGATTCCACTGGCTGACGACGACGAGAAGCTGCCCAAGGACCAAGGAGAGGCCGTTCGAATCGTCAAGACGGGCCGCACGAAGTCGGAGGCGCACTTCAACGCCGCCAAAGAGGCAGAGCGGCGTATCGCCGACGCTCGTGAAGCGATCACGGCGGCGAAGCGGCAGGCCACACGCCCCGGTAAGGTCACGGGACGCTGGAAGCCTGACGACCCGGTCGCTGATTTCATCGAGTCGGTCTCGATCCCGAAGGTTGAAGCCGAGGACTATGCACCCAGCACGGTGCGCACCTACTCGGACGTCCTGAACCTCGCCCTCGGCATCTGCAATGACAGGGCCTGTCCGGGACACCCGAACAGTCTCAATGGCCTCAACATCCGCGACATCACCGATGTCTCGCCGGAAATCGGAGCTCGTGTCACTCTGAAGGACTGCCTCGAAGAGGTTGCTCGGCTCCACGGTTCGGAGCGTGCCCGCCAGACCAAGAACGCGCTGATGAACCATGTCTACGGACCTCTCGAATTGCGTGGGTACCCGAATCCGATGGACTCGAAGACCTTCACTCGACAGCTCAAGATCGCCGGGTACAAGCGCATCGACCGGGGCAAGACCCAGGAGGCTCTGACTCGCGACGAGTACGAAACGGCGCTGGCCTGGTTCCTGGCCCTCGACCCCAAGAAGGGGGTCACGGAGCCGAAGCGTGGCCCGTACCGGGCTGCCGACCGTATCGCCAAGATACGCAACGCCATCACCCTCACCATCTTCGCCGCTGGCACGGGTGCCCGTAAAACTGAATTGCAGCACGTCCGGTGGGCGGACATCGCCGACACTGAGGACGGCACGGTGGTGCATCTGGCCCACACGAAGCGCGTGGCTGGGCAGATGATCCCGCGTGACGTCCTCGTGAGCGACTACCGTGTCGAGGACTACCTCGCGGATCTCCGCAGTGAGCGCGATCCCGCCCCGAACGACTATGTGATTGGGGCACCGGCTGACCCGTCTCGAATCTGGGACGCGTCCAACTCTGCCAAGGTTCTCCGCGATCTCTATGACCGAGCCGCGACAGCCACCGGCATCCGCAAGTTGGAGGAACACGGGTTGCATCTGTGGCGGCGCACCCGGGAGACGATGATGATCCTTGCGGGGATGGATGTCGAGACTCGCACCGCGCAACTCGGCCACGGCGCGGCAGTCGCGGCGAAGCACTACACCGATTACACGCAACTGACGGCTATGGCCGCAAGTGCCCGCATCGAGCGCCCCCAGCCCCGCGCAGTCAAGTGA